The Blochmannia endosymbiont of Camponotus sp. genome includes a window with the following:
- the atpB gene encoding F0F1 ATP synthase subunit A — translation MLEVKNTSQEYIGHHLHHLQLDLNTFLWMDAEKISSFWVLNVDSIFFSTLLAVLFLLIFGRVAKMATCGVPTKIQTFMELIILFVDSNVKDIFHGKNKLIAPLSMTIFVWVCLMNTMDLFPVDLLPYMAKLTFGLPFLRVVPSADINITSSIALNVFILIVYYNIYTNGMRGFIKGLTYHPFNYPLCIPVNLILEIISLLSKPVSLSLRLFGNMYSGELIFILISGLLPWWGQWVLSLPWAVFHILIIILQAFIFMVLTVIYLSTAHDPC, via the coding sequence ATGTTAGAAGTAAAAAACACTTCTCAGGAATATATTGGACATCATTTGCATCATCTACAACTTGATTTAAATACTTTTTTATGGATGGATGCAGAAAAGATTTCCTCTTTTTGGGTGTTAAATGTAGATTCTATATTTTTCTCAACGCTATTAGCCGTTTTGTTTTTATTAATCTTTGGGCGCGTTGCTAAAATGGCAACTTGTGGTGTTCCCACAAAAATACAAACGTTTATGGAACTGATAATATTATTTGTTGATAGTAATGTAAAAGATATTTTTCATGGTAAAAACAAATTAATCGCGCCGTTGTCTATGACTATTTTTGTTTGGGTTTGCTTAATGAATACTATGGATTTGTTTCCTGTAGATTTATTACCTTATATGGCAAAACTTACATTTGGATTACCTTTTTTGCGTGTTGTGCCGTCTGCTGATATAAACATCACTTCTTCAATAGCTTTGAATGTGTTTATACTTATTGTATATTATAACATTTATACTAATGGTATGCGTGGATTTATTAAAGGATTAACATACCATCCATTTAATTATCCATTATGTATTCCTGTTAATTTAATTCTTGAAATTATTAGTTTATTATCTAAACCAGTATCACTTAGTCTTAGATTATTCGGCAATATGTATTCTGGGGAGTTGATTTTTATTTTGATATCTGGGTTGTTACCATGGTGGGGCCAATGGGTATTAAGTTTGCCTTGGGCTGTTTTTCACATTTTAATTATTATATTACAAGCTTTTATTTTTATGGTATTGACAGTAATTTATTTGTCTACAGCTCATGATCCGTGTTGA
- the atpE gene encoding F0F1 ATP synthase subunit C, whose protein sequence is MEHLSFDMLYIAAAIMMGLASIGAAIGIGILGCKFLEGAARQPDLIPILRAQFFIVMGLVDAIPMITVGLGLYVMFSAV, encoded by the coding sequence ATGGAACATTTAAGTTTTGATATGTTGTATATAGCTGCGGCAATAATGATGGGATTAGCATCAATTGGAGCGGCCATTGGTATTGGTATTTTGGGTTGTAAATTTTTAGAAGGTGCTGCGCGTCAGCCAGATCTTATTCCTATTCTTCGTGCTCAATTTTTTATTGTTATGGGATTAGTTGATGCAATACCTATGATTACCGTAGGCCTTGGTTTGTATGTAATGTTTTCTGCGGTTTAA
- the atpF gene encoding F0F1 ATP synthase subunit B, with product MNINATILGQSISFVLFVWFCMKYVWYPFMSTIEKRQKEISDNLTSANHTKIESERAHAKALLCLAQARVKAQDIIQQANKCKIQIIDEAKHEAEKEQNRMLSQARKQILYERKSVADELRKQMSKIAVEGAEKIIEHSINELVDINIINKIINTLSYED from the coding sequence GTGAATATTAATGCAACAATATTGGGTCAATCTATTTCGTTTGTTTTATTTGTTTGGTTTTGTATGAAATATGTATGGTATCCATTTATGTCTACTATTGAAAAACGTCAAAAAGAAATTTCTGATAATTTAACTTCTGCCAATCATACTAAAATTGAATCTGAACGCGCTCATGCTAAAGCCTTGCTTTGTTTAGCACAGGCTCGGGTTAAAGCTCAAGACATTATACAACAAGCGAATAAATGCAAAATACAAATTATTGATGAAGCCAAACATGAGGCAGAAAAAGAGCAAAATAGAATGTTATCTCAAGCACGAAAACAGATCCTTTATGAAAGAAAATCTGTTGCTGATGAATTAAGAAAGCAAATGAGTAAGATTGCGGTTGAAGGGGCAGAAAAGATTATAGAACATTCTATCAATGAACTAGTTGATATAAATATTATAAATAAGATCATTAACACATTATCATATGAGGATTAA
- a CDS encoding F0F1 ATP synthase subunit delta, producing the protein MSSEVVIAHTYAVAIFNVAVAYKNIIKWESILNLFSKISQHSLVKSLFFRYLESKKLSNIFIAICEDYQKKKIDNFSKNIIYIMAENNRLPLLPIVFKEFVNICAIHMGTIEIEIISVSPLDCRQLNKISDVMTRRLSKKVNLVHKIDKGMLAGVVIRVGDTIIDGSIRGRILRLNHILQS; encoded by the coding sequence ATGTCTAGTGAGGTTGTTATTGCCCATACATATGCAGTGGCTATATTTAATGTAGCTGTAGCATATAAAAATATAATAAAATGGGAATCAATTCTTAATTTATTTTCTAAGATAAGTCAGCATAGTTTAGTAAAATCTTTATTTTTTAGATATTTAGAATCAAAAAAATTATCAAATATATTTATTGCTATTTGTGAAGATTATCAAAAAAAGAAAATTGATAATTTTAGTAAAAATATAATTTACATTATGGCAGAAAATAATCGATTACCGTTATTACCAATTGTTTTTAAAGAGTTTGTAAACATATGTGCTATACACATGGGTACTATAGAAATAGAAATTATCTCTGTTTCTCCTTTAGACTGTAGACAGTTAAATAAAATTTCTGATGTAATGACCAGGCGTTTATCTAAAAAAGTAAATTTAGTGCATAAAATTGATAAAGGCATGCTAGCTGGTGTGGTGATTCGTGTTGGAGATACTATTATTGACGGAAGCATACGTGGACGTATTTTACGTTTAAATCATATACTACAATCTTAA
- the atpA gene encoding F0F1 ATP synthase subunit alpha, with protein MQLNSNEISELIRRRIAQFDITYETRNEGTITAVGDGVIHIHGLTNIMQGEMIALPSNQFAVALNLERNSVGAVVMGSYLNLSEGMVAKCTGNILQVPVGTELLGRVVNTLGMPVDNKGAVQCSCYLPVEANAPSVIDRKSIDEPIQTGYKSVDSMVPIGRGQRELIIGDRQTGKSALAIDTIINQRYSGVKCIYVAIGQKATTVASVVKKLEQHHALANTIVVLASASESAVLQYLAPYAGCAMGEYFRDRGEDVLIIYDDLSKQAIAYRQISLLLRRPPGREAYPGDVFYLHSRLLERASRVSSDYVEQCTHGKVTGKTGSLTAIPIIETQAGDVSSFIPTNVISITDGQIFLESHLFNSGIRPAVNPGISVSRVGGSAQTKIMKVLSGGIRTALAQYRELAAFSQFASELDEVTQKQLKHGQRVTELLKQKQYAPMPLSCQSIVLFAVIHGYLEDVEVSKISDFESALILYMTYEEKELMKIIDHDGIYDINIENKFKNILKTFKSHQSW; from the coding sequence ATGCAATTAAATTCAAATGAAATTAGTGAATTAATTAGGCGGCGTATTGCTCAATTTGATATAACGTATGAGACTCGCAATGAGGGTACTATTACTGCTGTAGGAGATGGGGTAATTCATATACATGGTTTAACAAATATCATGCAAGGTGAAATGATTGCTCTTCCATCAAATCAGTTCGCTGTAGCATTAAATTTAGAACGTAATTCTGTTGGCGCTGTAGTTATGGGTTCATACTTAAATTTATCCGAAGGAATGGTGGCAAAGTGTACAGGAAATATATTACAAGTGCCTGTTGGAACGGAATTATTAGGAAGAGTAGTAAATACATTGGGTATGCCTGTGGATAATAAAGGAGCAGTACAATGTTCGTGTTATCTTCCGGTAGAAGCTAACGCACCCAGTGTAATAGATCGAAAATCAATAGATGAACCAATTCAAACCGGGTATAAATCTGTTGATTCTATGGTTCCTATTGGGCGTGGTCAACGTGAATTAATTATAGGGGACCGACAAACTGGAAAATCTGCATTAGCAATTGATACTATTATTAATCAACGTTATAGTGGAGTTAAGTGTATTTATGTTGCTATTGGTCAAAAAGCAACGACCGTGGCTAGTGTTGTAAAAAAATTAGAGCAGCATCATGCTTTAGCTAATACTATTGTGGTTCTTGCATCTGCCTCTGAGTCTGCTGTATTACAATATTTGGCTCCTTATGCTGGATGCGCTATGGGAGAGTATTTTAGAGATCGTGGAGAAGATGTCTTAATTATATATGACGATCTTTCTAAACAAGCAATAGCTTATCGTCAAATTTCTTTATTGTTACGACGTCCTCCTGGACGAGAGGCGTATCCAGGAGATGTATTTTATTTACATTCTCGTTTATTAGAACGAGCATCGAGAGTCAGTTCTGATTATGTTGAGCAATGTACTCATGGGAAAGTAACAGGAAAAACTGGTTCGTTGACTGCAATACCTATTATTGAAACTCAAGCTGGAGATGTTTCTTCGTTTATCCCAACTAATGTAATTTCTATTACTGATGGTCAGATTTTCTTGGAATCTCATTTATTTAATTCAGGAATTCGTCCTGCAGTAAATCCAGGAATTTCAGTATCTCGAGTTGGAGGATCTGCTCAAACTAAAATTATGAAGGTGTTATCTGGTGGAATTCGTACCGCTTTAGCTCAATATCGCGAACTAGCTGCTTTTTCTCAGTTTGCTTCAGAATTAGATGAAGTTACACAAAAACAATTAAAACATGGTCAAAGAGTTACTGAATTATTAAAACAAAAACAATATGCACCTATGCCTCTTTCATGTCAATCTATTGTTTTATTTGCAGTGATACATGGTTATTTAGAAGATGTTGAAGTATCAAAAATAAGTGATTTTGAATCTGCATTAATATTATATATGACTTATGAAGAAAAGGAACTTATGAAAATAATCGACCATGATGGTATATATGATATAAATATTGAAAATAAATTCAAAAATATTCTTAAAACCTTTAAATCACATCAATCCTGGTAA